The Candidatus Binataceae bacterium genomic sequence CGAGATCGAAGTCGAGATGGCTGTCCGACTTGCGGAACAAAAAGAAAAATCGCACGACGTCCGCCCCGACTTCATCGATCAATTCGTCGAGGGTGACATAGGTCGCCTTGCGGGTGGACATCTTGACCTTCTCGCCGCCGCGCGTGAGCGTCACAAACTGGTAAATGATGACGCGTACCGGAGTGACGTCATGCCCGAGCGCTTTGACGGCGGCGACCACCTGTTGATGTTCCGCGATATGGTCGGCACCGAACACGTCGATTATCAGGTCATAGCCGGCCTCAAGCTTTTGGATATGGTACGCGATGTCCGGAGTGCGGTAGGTGGGCTGGCGCTCAGGACCGGACCGTACCAGTACCTCGTCTTTGGGCAGGCCGAGGGGAGCGCCACGCAGCCACAGGGCGCCGTCACGTTCAACCAGCAATTCGCGATCGGCGAGCCCGCGTAAAACCTCGTCGACTTTGCCCGCCTTCATGAGGTCGAGCTCGTTCGCGAAGACGTTGAAGGTGATTCCGAGCCGCGCGCAGGTCTTATTGATGTCGGCAAAGATTGCCTTGACCGCCGCAGCGCGGAATACGTCGATGTCGGGCACATCAGCCAGCTCGTCCCCGTTCGCCGCGATTAGCTGTTGCGCAATCTCGCGAATGTATTCGCCCTGGTAGCCGTCCTCGGGCAGTTTCGCCTCGCGGCGGAGCTCTTGCAGGTAGCGCGCTCGTACCGATTCCCCGAGCAGCTTCATCTGCCGGCCACCGTCGTTGAAATAATACTCGCGGGTAACTTGGAAGCCGGCCGCCTCGTACAGCCTCGCAATCGTGTCGCCGAGCACCGCATTGCGCCCGTGGCCGACGGTCAAGGGCCCGGTCGGATTGGCCGAGAGATATTCGACCTGCACTCGATGGTTCGCTCCCGGGCGCAGTTCCCAGCGGCGCGGCCGGAAGTAGTTTGCCGCTTCGCTCATCGCCCGGCGCATCTGCTTGTGCCAGTAGTGCGGAGCCATGCGGAAATTGATGAACCCGGGGCCTGCCACCGTAATTTCCGCGACGTCGGCAGGAAGTTCCACGCTGTCGCGAATTATCTCGGCGACTGCGCGCGGCGGCTTGCCCTCGGTGCGCGCCATGGCAAGCGCCACGTTCGATGCAAGGTCGCCGTGCGCGGCGTCCTTGGGTGCTTCGACTCCAATCGTATACGGAGTTGATGCGAGTTTACCTTCGGCGCACGCGCGATCGATGGCGGCGCTCAGAATCGAGACTACGATTTCGTTCATGTGAGGCGGCCCAAGCTTAATAATCGTGCCAGATAGCGGACCAGCTGTTAAGGCAGAAGT encodes the following:
- the argS gene encoding arginine--tRNA ligase — translated: MNEIVVSILSAAIDRACAEGKLASTPYTIGVEAPKDAAHGDLASNVALAMARTEGKPPRAVAEIIRDSVELPADVAEITVAGPGFINFRMAPHYWHKQMRRAMSEAANYFRPRRWELRPGANHRVQVEYLSANPTGPLTVGHGRNAVLGDTIARLYEAAGFQVTREYYFNDGGRQMKLLGESVRARYLQELRREAKLPEDGYQGEYIREIAQQLIAANGDELADVPDIDVFRAAAVKAIFADINKTCARLGITFNVFANELDLMKAGKVDEVLRGLADRELLVERDGALWLRGAPLGLPKDEVLVRSGPERQPTYRTPDIAYHIQKLEAGYDLIIDVFGADHIAEHQQVVAAVKALGHDVTPVRVIIYQFVTLTRGGEKVKMSTRKATYVTLDELIDEVGADVVRFFFLFRKSDSHLDFDLDLARKQAPENPVFYVQYAHARLSSIFREADKAGFELPGDSESIKLELLTGEEIELAKRAIGLPAVMTAAAELLEPHRIPFYLLELAGEFHRYYNKPTNRIIGTDPDLSVARLFLARLLKTAIAAGLGLLGVGAPERM